The Desertifilum tharense IPPAS B-1220 genome includes a region encoding these proteins:
- a CDS encoding TerD family protein: MAINLQKGQSINLNKKEHDLSQIMLGLGWDVAKSKGIFGGLFGGNSSDFDLDAYAILLSDKGKLRSPSEDVIYYGHLSNSDKTVVHTGDNLTGEGDGDDEQIIVKLDTLAERYQRIILGVNIYQGQSRNQHFGLVENAFVRVVDAARKEVVRYSLSSNAAYQGKVNMLMGELYKQNGEWQFRALGEPLSVDLQGAVNSYR; this comes from the coding sequence ATGGCAATTAACCTACAAAAAGGTCAATCTATCAATTTAAACAAAAAAGAACATGACCTTTCTCAAATCATGTTAGGTTTAGGCTGGGATGTAGCCAAATCTAAAGGAATTTTTGGGGGACTGTTTGGCGGAAACTCCAGCGACTTTGATTTAGATGCCTATGCTATTCTTTTGTCAGATAAGGGAAAACTGAGAAGCCCTAGCGAAGATGTTATTTACTACGGACATTTGAGCAATTCTGATAAAACAGTTGTTCATACCGGAGATAATCTCACGGGGGAAGGGGATGGAGACGACGAACAAATTATTGTTAAATTAGATACTCTAGCCGAACGCTATCAAAGAATTATTTTAGGGGTTAATATTTACCAAGGGCAAAGCCGGAATCAGCACTTTGGGTTAGTGGAAAATGCTTTTGTGCGGGTTGTAGATGCTGCCCGTAAAGAGGTTGTTCGCTACAGCTTATCGAGTAATGCGGCGTATCAAGGCAAAGTGAATATGCTCATGGGAGAACTCTATAAGCAGAACGGAGAGTGGCAGTTTAGAGCTTTAGGAGAACCCTTAAGCGTTGACTTACAAGGTGCAGTCAACTCCTATCGATAG
- a CDS encoding TerD family protein produces the protein MAINLSKGERISLTKEAPGMKKAGVGLGWDANKTDTGQEYDLDASVFMLGTNGKIPTEQFFVFYNNKQSPDGAVVHQGDNRTGAGEGDDETINLALDKIDPSVQELVFVVTIHEAGQRNQNFGQVKNSFIRIYDLETNTEVTKYELDEDFSRETAIEFGRLYRKEGEWRFQAVGQGYNEGLQGFVNQYA, from the coding sequence ATGGCAATTAACTTAAGCAAAGGTGAAAGAATTAGCTTAACCAAAGAAGCCCCCGGTATGAAGAAAGCTGGAGTAGGCTTAGGTTGGGATGCTAATAAAACCGATACAGGTCAAGAATATGACTTGGATGCTTCTGTGTTTATGTTAGGGACAAATGGCAAAATTCCCACAGAACAGTTTTTTGTATTTTATAACAATAAACAATCTCCCGATGGTGCAGTTGTTCATCAAGGCGATAATCGCACGGGAGCGGGTGAAGGGGACGACGAAACGATTAATCTCGCTTTAGATAAAATTGACCCTTCCGTCCAAGAACTTGTGTTTGTGGTGACGATTCATGAAGCCGGCCAACGCAATCAAAATTTTGGTCAAGTCAAAAATTCGTTTATCCGCATTTATGATTTAGAAACCAATACAGAAGTCACCAAATACGAGCTAGATGAAGACTTCTCCAGAGAAACAGCCATTGAATTTGGTCGCCTGTATCGTAAAGAAGGCGAATGGAGATTTCAAGCCGTTGGTCAAGGGTATAATGAAGGGTTACAAGGCTTTGTCAACCAATACGCTTAG